A genome region from Euzebyales bacterium includes the following:
- the pheS gene encoding phenylalanine--tRNA ligase subunit alpha has protein sequence MNESDTAVASGNAEIDAAVRTARDAIASTASLDALDQVRATHLGKRSAIAAVQRTLGRLADDERRRLGAAINRARAELARLEAERRAELEAERDAMVLAQEAVDVTLPARIPRRGSLHPITETTEAIVDALVGLGYQVLDSPEVETDWHNFTALNSPPDHPAKSLSDTIYVRPLSPAARPTPDGTTGILLRTQTSPGQIRAMHAQPPPLYIVIPGRVYRADTADATHLPMFHQIEGLAVDEDLTFADLRGTVAEFARAILGHDTELRFVPDHFPFTEPSAQLLARYGGGWMELLGCGMVHPNVLRAGGYDPDCVQGFAWGLGVDRMAMMRHGVTDIRQFVDNDMRFLASFS, from the coding sequence ATGAACGAGTCCGATACGGCTGTGGCGTCTGGAAACGCCGAGATCGACGCCGCCGTGCGCACAGCGCGGGACGCGATCGCGTCGACCGCGTCGCTCGACGCTCTGGACCAGGTGCGCGCGACCCACCTCGGAAAGCGATCGGCGATCGCGGCGGTGCAGCGCACGCTGGGCAGGCTGGCCGATGACGAGCGTCGCCGCCTGGGCGCCGCGATCAACCGGGCGCGCGCGGAGCTGGCGCGGCTCGAGGCCGAGCGCCGCGCCGAGCTCGAGGCCGAGCGCGACGCGATGGTGCTGGCGCAGGAGGCGGTCGACGTCACGCTGCCCGCGCGGATCCCGCGGCGGGGCAGCCTGCACCCCATCACCGAGACGACCGAGGCCATCGTCGACGCGCTGGTCGGCCTGGGCTATCAGGTGCTCGACAGCCCTGAGGTCGAGACCGACTGGCACAACTTCACGGCGCTCAACAGCCCGCCCGACCACCCTGCGAAGTCGCTGAGCGACACGATCTACGTCCGTCCGTTGTCGCCGGCTGCGCGCCCGACCCCCGACGGCACCACGGGCATCCTGCTGCGCACGCAGACGTCGCCCGGGCAGATCCGCGCAATGCACGCGCAGCCACCGCCGCTGTACATCGTGATCCCCGGGCGCGTGTACCGGGCCGACACCGCCGACGCGACGCACCTGCCGATGTTCCACCAGATCGAGGGTCTCGCGGTCGACGAGGACCTCACGTTCGCCGACCTCAGGGGCACGGTCGCGGAGTTCGCGCGGGCGATTCTCGGACACGACACGGAGCTGCGGTTCGTGCCGGACCACTTCCCCTTCACCGAGCCCTCGGCGCAGCTGCTCGCTCGCTACGGCGGTGGCTGGATGGAGCTGCTGGGGTGCGGCATGGTCCACCCCAACGTCTTGCGCGCGGGGGGCTACGATCCCGACTGTGTCCAGGGCTTCGCGTGGGGCCTGGGTGTCGACCGCATGGCGATGATGCGTCACGGCGTGACCGACATCCGTCAGTTCGTGGACAACGACATGCGGTTCCTGGCCAGCTTCTCGTAG
- a CDS encoding transcription antitermination factor NusB — translation MNTRRDAAWATGDARAVAWRIVRAVHRDGAWTGPAVDRALRDSALDARDRAFASNLAFQALRWEGTLDWALAQVVRRPLEDVEDGLRDLLRMGAWQLLYGRMPDRAAVSATVDVARTELGARTVGFANGVLRNLARRRDALPWPAAGTVAGRALRTGYPRWVVEAADARFGADADRQLAAGNQPPGLTVRAGDTAAVRAALAGLGARVRSGALAPEALHVEKIPPAAVLAAAPDAVIQDEASMVVAHTVAAAVPDGARVLDGCAAPGGKATHLAELGRQVVAADRSATRLDLVDDLARRLGLAVALVVADGRRPPWRPGAFDGVLLDAPCSGLGVVRRRPELRWRRDIADIPALAALQRDLLAAGADAVAPGGALVYSVCTWTLQETVDVVGAFLSLRDDFVAEPTTPPGADLVDGAPGRQLTPAEHACDGMYVAVLRRRVDRPPDWPDRR, via the coding sequence GTGAACACGCGACGGGACGCTGCGTGGGCGACCGGCGACGCGCGGGCGGTGGCCTGGCGCATCGTGCGGGCGGTCCATCGCGACGGGGCCTGGACCGGTCCGGCCGTGGACCGTGCGCTGCGTGACAGCGCGCTGGACGCGCGTGATCGTGCCTTCGCCAGCAATCTGGCGTTCCAGGCGCTGCGGTGGGAGGGCACGCTCGACTGGGCCCTCGCGCAGGTGGTTCGCCGGCCGCTGGAGGACGTCGAGGACGGCCTGCGCGACCTGCTGCGCATGGGGGCGTGGCAGCTGCTCTACGGGCGGATGCCCGATCGCGCGGCGGTGTCGGCGACGGTCGACGTCGCGCGCACTGAGCTCGGCGCCCGCACAGTGGGCTTCGCCAACGGTGTCCTGCGCAACCTCGCGCGTCGTCGCGACGCGCTGCCCTGGCCGGCGGCCGGGACGGTGGCGGGGCGCGCGCTGCGCACCGGCTATCCGCGGTGGGTGGTCGAGGCCGCCGACGCGCGCTTCGGGGCCGACGCGGACCGGCAGCTCGCGGCCGGCAACCAGCCGCCCGGCCTGACGGTCCGTGCCGGCGACACCGCCGCGGTGCGCGCCGCCCTGGCCGGGCTCGGCGCGCGGGTGAGGAGTGGCGCGCTGGCCCCCGAGGCCCTGCACGTCGAGAAGATCCCACCGGCGGCGGTGCTCGCGGCCGCTCCCGACGCCGTCATCCAGGACGAGGCCTCCATGGTCGTCGCTCACACCGTCGCCGCGGCCGTGCCCGACGGCGCACGGGTGCTCGACGGGTGCGCCGCACCGGGTGGCAAGGCCACGCACCTCGCGGAACTCGGGCGACAGGTCGTCGCCGCCGACCGGAGCGCCACGCGCCTGGACCTGGTCGACGACCTCGCACGGCGGCTCGGCCTGGCGGTCGCGTTGGTCGTGGCCGATGGCAGGCGGCCGCCGTGGCGCCCAGGGGCGTTCGACGGGGTCCTGCTGGACGCGCCGTGCAGCGGCCTTGGCGTCGTCAGGCGCCGGCCCGAGCTGCGCTGGCGACGTGACATCGCCGACATCCCCGCGCTCGCGGCACTGCAGCGTGATCTGCTGGCCGCCGGGGCGGACGCCGTCGCCCCGGGTGGGGCACTCGTCTACAGCGTGTGCACATGGACCCTGCAGGAGACCGTCGACGTGGTCGGCGCGTTCCTGTCGCTGCGCGACGACTTCGTCGCCGAGCCGACGACACCCCCCGGTGCCGACCTGGTCGACGGTGCGCCGGGTCGGCAGCTCACCCCCGCCGAGCACGCCTGCGACGGGATGTACGTTGCGGTGCTGCGCCGTCGGGTCGACCGTCCGCCGGATTGGCCGGACCGGCGCTAG
- a CDS encoding riboflavin synthase, with product MFTGVVEAVGTVAEVEPGPAGGRLVVAHPIAAQLDIGESVSVDGCCVTVTERSSDRFAADLMGETLARTTLGRLETGAPVNLERALAADGRLGGHMVQGHVDGVGTVDSVTPHEAWTVLAVAAETRLAPYLVEKGSIAVDGTSLTIMGVGAERAGQVVFEVGLIPHTLEVTVLGVRRPGDAVNLETDVIAKYVERLVTACAGSPYTTGPGGGS from the coding sequence ATGTTCACCGGAGTCGTCGAAGCCGTCGGGACCGTCGCCGAGGTCGAACCGGGCCCAGCTGGCGGCCGGCTGGTCGTCGCCCATCCCATCGCAGCGCAGCTCGACATCGGCGAGTCCGTCAGCGTCGACGGCTGCTGCGTCACCGTCACCGAGCGGTCCAGCGACCGCTTCGCGGCGGACCTGATGGGCGAGACGCTGGCCCGCACGACACTCGGTCGGCTCGAGACCGGTGCACCGGTCAACCTGGAGCGTGCGCTGGCGGCCGACGGACGGCTGGGCGGCCACATGGTGCAGGGCCATGTGGACGGCGTGGGCACGGTCGACAGTGTGACGCCGCACGAGGCCTGGACGGTGCTGGCCGTTGCAGCGGAGACGCGCCTGGCGCCCTACCTCGTCGAGAAGGGCTCGATCGCGGTCGACGGCACGTCGCTGACCATCATGGGGGTGGGTGCCGAACGCGCCGGTCAGGTGGTGTTCGAGGTCGGACTGATCCCACACACGCTCGAGGTCACCGTGCTGGGCGTGCGCCGTCCCGGTGACGCCGTGAACCTGGAGACGGATGTGATCGCGAAGTACGTCGAGCGGCTGGTGACGGCGTGTGCGGGGTCGCCGTACACGACGGGACCGGGAGGTGGATCGTGA
- the ribH gene encoding 6,7-dimethyl-8-ribityllumazine synthase, which produces MRIVEATLDGTGLRIGVVVTRFNDTVTRRLLDGALDAMRRHKVRDDDITVAWVPGGWELPVVVRRLAQGGQVDAVVALAAVVRGQTAHFDYVAGNAATVGAVATDTGVPVSFGVLTTETWEQAVDRAGGKRGNAGADAALAAIETARVLEGLDKPQRADASWRAGDAGGA; this is translated from the coding sequence ATGAGGATCGTCGAAGCCACCCTGGACGGCACCGGCCTGCGGATCGGCGTCGTGGTGACCCGCTTCAACGACACGGTCACCCGCCGCCTGCTCGACGGCGCGCTCGACGCGATGCGCCGCCACAAGGTCCGCGACGATGACATCACGGTCGCATGGGTGCCCGGCGGCTGGGAGCTGCCCGTCGTCGTCCGCCGCCTCGCGCAGGGCGGCCAGGTCGACGCGGTCGTCGCGCTCGCCGCGGTGGTTCGCGGCCAGACCGCACACTTCGACTACGTGGCTGGCAACGCCGCCACGGTCGGTGCAGTGGCCACCGACACCGGCGTGCCCGTGTCGTTCGGCGTCCTGACCACCGAGACGTGGGAGCAGGCGGTCGACCGCGCCGGCGGCAAGCGGGGCAACGCGGGTGCGGACGCGGCGCTTGCGGCGATCGAGACCGCGCGCGTGCTCGAGGGGCTCGACAAGCCGCAGCGGGCCGACGCGAGCTGGCGGGCTGGGGACGCGGGGGGCGCCTGA
- a CDS encoding RNA methyltransferase, with protein MSAQGPASITNAAVRDARRLRRRRGRAETGRLLVEGPNAVDEALHLLERVFVTVTPSSRVEATIARCRAAGVPVVRVTDRALAGLADARAPQGVVGVAVWPPAALDALRRASLLVVLDRVADPGNLGTVVRTADAAGADGVVLTRGSVDPTNAKAVRASAGSMFHLPVVDDVAPDDLATHCREVGIRMVGAHADAATRYDDVSWVGPTAIVFGSEAHGLSTEMAHHVAACVSVPIWRPERSGHRGHAESLNLATTAAVVLYEIARQRGGRACDR; from the coding sequence GTGAGCGCACAGGGACCGGCGTCGATCACGAATGCGGCCGTGCGCGACGCCCGCCGCCTGCGCCGCCGCCGCGGCCGCGCCGAGACCGGTCGTCTGCTCGTCGAGGGGCCGAACGCGGTCGACGAGGCGTTGCATCTGCTGGAGCGGGTGTTCGTCACCGTGACGCCCTCATCCCGGGTGGAGGCGACCATCGCGCGGTGCCGTGCGGCCGGGGTCCCTGTCGTGCGCGTGACCGACCGGGCCCTCGCTGGGCTCGCCGACGCGCGGGCTCCCCAGGGGGTCGTGGGTGTCGCCGTATGGCCGCCCGCTGCGCTCGACGCGCTACGCCGTGCGTCGCTGCTGGTCGTCCTCGACCGCGTCGCCGACCCGGGCAACCTCGGCACCGTGGTGCGGACGGCCGACGCGGCCGGCGCCGACGGCGTCGTGCTCACCCGCGGCAGCGTCGATCCCACCAACGCCAAGGCGGTGCGGGCGTCCGCCGGGTCGATGTTCCACCTGCCGGTCGTCGACGACGTCGCGCCCGATGACCTGGCGACCCACTGCAGGGAGGTGGGCATCCGCATGGTCGGTGCGCACGCCGACGCGGCGACGCGGTACGACGATGTGAGCTGGGTGGGACCGACCGCTATCGTGTTCGGCAGCGAGGCACACGGACTGTCGACGGAGATGGCCCACCACGTGGCGGCGTGCGTGTCCGTACCGATCTGGCGTCCGGAGCGGTCGGGTCATCGCGGGCACGCGGAGTCGCTGAACCTCGCGACGACCGCCGCGGTCGTCCTCTATGAGATCGCGCGGCAACGGGGGGGCCGAGCGTGCGACCGATGA
- the fmt gene encoding methionyl-tRNA formyltransferase — translation MQRERWAHIMRAAFFGTPAPAVTALEALLADPRIDVPVVVTNPDRPRGRGHELAPPPVKVAARDAGVEVLQPLRAADVTSRLAALQLDVCAVVAYGQILPSTLLAVPAHGFVNLHFSLLPAWRGAAPVPASILHGDLDAGVTCFVLDAGMDTGPILVTRTTRIAPTETSGELTGRLAELGAPLLVDALVGLVDGTLQPQPQDDARATYAPKITPADARIDWSSSAERVQRAVRAYNPVPGAHTTFRDRRLKIHRAQIVPGDGEPGTVVGIDDRTGAPVVACGSAALRLDELQPAGKRAMSGAAFVNGYQPSGDRLA, via the coding sequence ATGCAGCGTGAGCGGTGGGCACACATCATGAGGGCGGCGTTCTTCGGCACGCCGGCGCCCGCGGTCACGGCGCTCGAGGCGTTGCTGGCGGATCCACGGATCGACGTCCCGGTTGTGGTGACCAACCCCGATCGCCCACGCGGCCGCGGGCACGAGCTGGCGCCGCCTCCGGTGAAGGTCGCGGCGCGAGACGCCGGTGTCGAGGTGCTGCAGCCGCTTCGGGCCGCCGACGTCACCAGCAGGTTGGCGGCCCTGCAGCTGGACGTCTGCGCGGTCGTGGCGTACGGCCAGATCCTCCCCTCCACGCTGCTCGCCGTCCCCGCTCACGGCTTCGTGAACCTGCACTTCTCGCTGCTGCCGGCGTGGCGCGGCGCCGCGCCCGTCCCGGCGAGCATCCTGCACGGCGACCTCGACGCCGGCGTGACGTGCTTCGTGCTCGACGCCGGCATGGACACCGGCCCCATCCTGGTCACGCGCACGACGCGCATCGCGCCCACGGAGACGTCCGGTGAGCTGACCGGACGTCTGGCGGAGCTGGGCGCGCCGCTGCTCGTCGACGCCCTCGTCGGCCTGGTGGACGGCACGCTGCAGCCGCAGCCCCAGGACGACGCACGAGCGACCTACGCACCCAAGATCACCCCGGCCGACGCCAGGATCGACTGGTCGTCGTCCGCCGAGCGCGTCCAGCGCGCGGTCCGGGCCTACAACCCCGTACCGGGCGCGCACACGACGTTCCGCGACCGGCGCCTTAAGATCCACCGAGCACAGATCGTGCCGGGTGACGGCGAGCCGGGGACCGTCGTCGGGATCGACGACCGCACTGGTGCGCCGGTCGTTGCCTGCGGCAGCGCGGCGCTCCGCCTCGACGAGCTGCAGCCCGCCGGCAAGCGCGCCATGTCCGGCGCCGCGTTCGTCAACGGCTACCAACCGTCCGGTGACAGGCTCGCGTGA
- a CDS encoding ATP-binding protein → MTAEAVRAAMELHPDALVVVGVDGVVRAANALACRLVRHPPHELVGARVIDVMRLEEPGGTDWWACSALSDADPALLPRIPEQRLLLHRPPAAPVHVTVTGRRLADAEGRADALSVALRRADRRIEQERRRSDLISTASHELRAPLTSVRGFTKTLLARWDRFDDATRRQMLATIDEDADRVTRLLTGLLDVSRIDTGRLPLRRQIVALAELVEPLAHRFAVEHTDRPLSVEVPADLPDVVIDRDRIGQVLTNLLENAVKHGAGAIRISAELDEGVVRCTVADEGGAIPGEELNRLFAKYYRIQDMRTTTGLGLGLYISRGIVTAHGGRIWADSTPEIGTRFMFTVPVVGDTLTP, encoded by the coding sequence ATGACCGCCGAAGCTGTGCGCGCGGCCATGGAGCTGCATCCCGACGCGCTGGTCGTCGTCGGTGTCGATGGCGTGGTCCGGGCCGCGAACGCGCTGGCCTGCCGCCTGGTCCGCCACCCACCGCACGAGCTCGTCGGTGCGCGCGTGATCGACGTGATGCGGCTGGAGGAGCCGGGCGGCACGGACTGGTGGGCATGTTCTGCGCTGTCCGATGCCGACCCCGCGCTGCTTCCACGGATCCCAGAGCAGCGGCTGCTGCTGCACCGCCCGCCGGCGGCACCGGTCCACGTGACCGTGACCGGTCGACGCCTCGCCGACGCCGAGGGTCGGGCCGACGCGCTGAGCGTCGCGCTGCGTCGCGCCGATCGGCGGATCGAGCAGGAACGACGGCGCAGCGACCTCATCTCCACCGCCAGCCATGAGCTGCGTGCCCCGCTGACCAGCGTGCGTGGCTTCACCAAGACGCTGCTCGCGCGGTGGGACCGGTTCGACGATGCGACCCGTCGCCAGATGCTCGCAACGATCGACGAGGACGCCGACCGGGTGACGCGCCTGCTCACCGGCCTGCTCGACGTCAGCCGCATCGACACCGGCCGCCTGCCGTTGCGCAGGCAGATCGTCGCCCTGGCCGAGCTGGTCGAGCCGCTGGCGCACCGCTTCGCGGTGGAGCACACTGATCGGCCCTTGTCGGTCGAGGTCCCCGCCGACCTGCCCGACGTGGTGATCGACCGGGACCGGATCGGCCAGGTGTTGACCAACCTGCTGGAGAACGCCGTGAAGCACGGCGCGGGAGCGATACGGATCTCCGCAGAACTCGACGAGGGCGTCGTGCGCTGCACGGTCGCCGACGAGGGCGGTGCGATCCCCGGCGAGGAGCTGAACCGACTGTTCGCCAAGTACTACCGGATCCAGGACATGCGCACGACCACCGGTCTCGGGCTCGGCTTGTACATCTCACGGGGCATCGTCACGGCCCACGGGGGGCGCATCTGGGCCGACAGCACGCCCGAGATCGGCACGCGGTTCATGTTCACAGTGCCGGTGGTCGGCGACACGCTCACGCCGTGA
- a CDS encoding prepilin peptidase, with protein sequence MLPDVVVIVGCLLLGLVVGSFGNVVIARVPEGGSLVSPRSTCPRCGAAIRPYDNVPVVSWVVLRGRCRSCEEPISIESPLIEVACGLLFAGIGWRIGLTWALPGFLLYGWLLLVVAVIDLHTRRIPNRLTYPLTPTLLALLTVAAVLESTRGVALRSVLAGVVCFSLLLVLALINPRGMGMGDVKLGAFIGIGLGYLGWGHVWLGLFLGFLGGGIIAALLLALRLRTRKDHIPFGPWLALGAIVALLAGQPIIDAYLRWSGLA encoded by the coding sequence GTGCTCCCCGACGTCGTGGTCATCGTCGGCTGTCTGCTGCTCGGCCTGGTCGTGGGGTCCTTTGGCAACGTCGTGATCGCACGCGTACCCGAGGGCGGCTCGCTGGTCAGCCCGCGCAGCACCTGTCCGCGGTGCGGCGCGGCGATCAGACCGTACGACAACGTGCCGGTGGTGTCGTGGGTCGTGCTCCGCGGGCGCTGCCGCTCGTGCGAGGAGCCGATCAGCATCGAGTCCCCGCTGATCGAGGTCGCCTGCGGCCTGCTCTTCGCGGGGATCGGCTGGCGCATCGGCCTGACGTGGGCGCTTCCCGGCTTCCTGCTGTACGGTTGGCTGCTGCTGGTCGTCGCCGTCATCGACCTGCACACGCGGCGGATCCCCAACCGGCTGACCTATCCGTTGACCCCGACGCTGCTGGCGCTGCTGACGGTCGCCGCGGTCCTGGAGAGCACGCGGGGCGTTGCGCTGCGGTCGGTCCTGGCCGGCGTCGTCTGCTTCTCGCTGCTGCTCGTGCTGGCACTGATCAACCCCCGCGGCATGGGCATGGGCGACGTCAAGCTCGGGGCGTTCATCGGGATCGGACTCGGCTACCTCGGGTGGGGTCACGTCTGGCTGGGGCTGTTCCTGGGGTTCCTGGGAGGTGGCATCATCGCCGCGCTGCTGCTCGCGCTACGGTTGCGCACCCGCAAGGACCACATCCCGTTCGGCCCGTGGCTGGCGCTCGGCGCGATCGTCGCGCTACTGGCCGGGCAGCCGATCATCGACGCCTACCTACGATGGTCGGGACTGGCATGA
- a CDS encoding bifunctional 3,4-dihydroxy-2-butanone-4-phosphate synthase/GTP cyclohydrolase II produces the protein MTLASIPEAIERIRAGGCVIVVDDEDRENEGDLIMAAEHASAATIGFFVRHTSGVICMATTGARLDALELPQMVPMNTDPKGTAFTVSVDARGRTTTGISAGDRAETILALVDDETKPADLQRPGHVFPLRADDGGVLKRAGHTEAAVDLARLAGLRPAGVLCEIVNDDGTMARLPELERFALEHGLPLISIADLISYRRKHEQLVRRVAEATIPTPYGPFQAVAYESEIDSHQHVALVRGDVAGHDNVLVRMHSECLTGDVFGSLRCDCGTQLHDALRQIAVAGQGVVVYIRGHEGRGIGIVHKLQAYKLQDVGRDTVEANIELGLPADARDYGTGAQILVDLGLSTLRLLTNNPAKRAGLEGYGLRIVERVPLETTPTTQNLRYLQTKRDRMGHELGLLERRQPRPEETAG, from the coding sequence GTGACCCTCGCGAGCATCCCGGAGGCCATCGAGCGGATCCGCGCGGGCGGATGCGTGATCGTGGTCGACGACGAGGACCGCGAGAACGAGGGCGACCTGATCATGGCCGCCGAGCACGCGTCGGCGGCCACCATCGGCTTCTTCGTCCGCCACACCTCCGGTGTGATCTGCATGGCGACGACGGGCGCCCGCCTCGACGCGCTCGAGCTGCCGCAGATGGTGCCGATGAACACCGATCCCAAGGGCACGGCGTTCACCGTGTCCGTCGACGCGCGGGGCCGCACCACGACGGGGATCTCCGCAGGCGATCGCGCGGAGACGATCCTCGCGCTCGTCGACGACGAGACCAAGCCCGCCGACCTCCAGCGTCCTGGCCACGTCTTCCCGCTGCGCGCCGACGACGGTGGGGTGCTCAAACGCGCCGGCCACACCGAGGCGGCCGTCGACCTGGCGCGTCTGGCGGGGCTGCGGCCTGCGGGCGTGCTGTGCGAGATCGTCAACGACGATGGGACGATGGCGCGGCTGCCGGAGCTCGAGCGCTTCGCCCTCGAGCACGGCCTGCCGTTGATCTCCATCGCCGACCTGATCTCGTACCGCCGCAAGCACGAGCAGCTGGTCCGCCGCGTGGCGGAGGCCACCATCCCCACACCGTACGGCCCGTTCCAGGCGGTGGCCTACGAGTCCGAGATCGACAGCCACCAGCACGTCGCGCTCGTGCGCGGTGACGTCGCCGGCCACGACAACGTGCTCGTCCGCATGCACTCCGAGTGCCTGACCGGCGACGTGTTCGGCAGCCTGCGGTGCGACTGCGGCACCCAGCTGCACGACGCCCTCCGCCAGATCGCCGTGGCCGGCCAGGGGGTCGTGGTCTACATCCGCGGCCACGAGGGGCGCGGCATCGGCATCGTGCACAAGCTCCAGGCCTACAAGCTGCAGGACGTGGGGCGCGACACCGTCGAGGCCAACATCGAGCTGGGTCTGCCCGCCGACGCGCGCGATTACGGCACGGGCGCGCAGATCCTCGTCGACCTCGGCCTGTCGACCCTGCGGTTGCTGACGAACAACCCCGCCAAGCGGGCCGGCCTGGAAGGCTATGGTCTGCGCATCGTCGAGCGCGTCCCGCTGGAGACGACCCCGACCACCCAGAACCTGCGGTACCTGCAGACCAAGCGCGACCGGATGGGCCACGAGCTCGGGCTGCTCGAGCGCAGACAACCACGACCCGAGGAGACAGCAGGATGA
- the rpmI gene encoding 50S ribosomal protein L35: MPKQKTHSGAKDRFRVTRKGKVLHGRQNRRHLLEKKSSSRKRRLSGKGQLSAGDAAQIRKLLGS; this comes from the coding sequence ATGCCAAAGCAGAAGACCCACTCGGGCGCGAAGGACCGCTTCCGCGTCACGCGCAAGGGCAAGGTGCTGCATGGTCGCCAGAACCGCCGCCACCTGCTCGAGAAGAAGAGCAGCTCGCGGAAGCGGCGGCTGAGCGGCAAGGGCCAGCTGTCCGCCGGCGACGCCGCCCAGATCCGTAAGCTGCTGGGCAGCTAG
- the rplT gene encoding 50S ribosomal protein L20, with translation MARVTRGVHARKQRRAVLNRAKGFRGARRRRYRVANETVLHAMRYQYRDRRARKRDFRRLWITRINAGARQHGLSYSRFIHGLKLAEVGVDRKVLADLAVREPAAFAKLVDVAKEALA, from the coding sequence ATGGCACGAGTGACACGAGGAGTGCACGCCCGCAAGCAGCGCCGCGCGGTGCTCAACCGGGCCAAGGGGTTCCGCGGTGCACGCCGCCGCCGGTACCGCGTGGCCAACGAGACCGTGCTGCACGCCATGCGGTACCAGTACCGGGACCGCCGGGCGCGCAAGCGTGACTTCCGCCGCCTGTGGATCACCCGCATCAACGCGGGCGCCAGGCAGCACGGCCTGAGCTACAGCCGGTTCATCCATGGCCTGAAGCTGGCCGAGGTGGGCGTTGACCGCAAGGTGCTGGCCGACTTGGCCGTCCGCGAGCCGGCGGCGTTCGCCAAGCTGGTGGACGTGGCCAAGGAAGCGCTCGCCTGA
- the ribD gene encoding bifunctional diaminohydroxyphosphoribosylaminopyrimidine deaminase/5-amino-6-(5-phosphoribosylamino)uracil reductase RibD, whose protein sequence is MDDVRAMRHALALAERGRSTVSPNPMVGCVVLADGAVVGEGWHHVAGGPHAEVVALQAAGDRARSATVYVTLEPCTHTGRTPPCVDALIRAAVGRVVIASTDPNPVAAGGADALRGAGIAVDVGLLRNEAAGQNEVFLHGVRMRRPFVWLKGAVSLDGRVTAADGSSRWLTGAAARRHAHGLRAQVDAMVVGSGTVLADDPRLTVRLQGWTGPQPLRVVLDGRARTPVHSHVYDRTAPSLALVAPGAHDQVLRDAGVAVTEVKTGADGRLDPAAVLDVLWERGVRSLCVEGGPTVFTSFVRTGCFDRLVLYMAPLLLGDGGVPLLSGGPATLADAERFGLRRVEQVGDDVVLHLDRREA, encoded by the coding sequence ATGGATGACGTGCGTGCCATGCGACACGCGCTCGCACTTGCCGAGCGCGGGCGTTCGACCGTGTCGCCGAACCCCATGGTGGGGTGTGTGGTCCTCGCTGACGGCGCGGTCGTCGGTGAGGGCTGGCACCACGTCGCGGGGGGTCCCCACGCCGAGGTCGTCGCCTTGCAGGCGGCTGGCGACCGGGCGCGGAGCGCGACCGTCTACGTCACCCTCGAGCCGTGCACCCACACGGGGCGCACACCCCCATGCGTCGACGCCCTGATCCGGGCGGCCGTCGGGCGCGTCGTCATCGCCTCAACGGACCCCAACCCTGTGGCCGCCGGGGGCGCCGACGCGTTGCGTGGTGCCGGCATCGCCGTCGACGTCGGCCTGCTGCGCAACGAAGCCGCCGGGCAGAACGAGGTCTTCCTTCACGGCGTCCGCATGCGGCGCCCCTTCGTATGGCTCAAGGGCGCCGTCAGTCTCGACGGTCGCGTGACGGCAGCGGACGGGTCGTCGCGGTGGCTGACCGGTGCCGCTGCCCGACGGCACGCCCACGGGCTGCGCGCACAGGTCGACGCCATGGTCGTCGGCTCGGGCACCGTGCTCGCCGACGACCCGCGGCTGACCGTCCGTCTCCAAGGCTGGACGGGGCCGCAGCCCTTGCGCGTCGTGCTCGACGGTCGAGCCCGTACCCCGGTGCACAGCCACGTGTACGACCGGACTGCGCCGTCGCTGGCACTGGTCGCGCCGGGCGCGCACGACCAGGTGCTGCGCGACGCCGGCGTGGCCGTCACGGAGGTCAAGACCGGCGCCGACGGCCGCCTCGACCCAGCCGCCGTGCTTGACGTCCTGTGGGAGCGTGGCGTGCGCAGCCTCTGCGTCGAGGGTGGGCCGACCGTCTTCACGTCCTTCGTCAGAACCGGCTGCTTCGACCGGCTCGTGCTGTACATGGCCCCGCTGCTGCTGGGCGACGGGGGCGTGCCCCTGCTCAGCGGCGGTCCCGCGACCCTGGCCGACGCCGAGCGCTTCGGCCTCCGACGCGTCGAGCAGGTCGGCGACGACGTGGTGCTGCACCTCGACCGGCGGGAGGCGTAG